Genomic DNA from Thermosipho ferrireducens:
TCAGCGAAGTAATAATAACTGCTTTTCCAGATTGCTCTAACATTGGAATAATACTATTTTTCCGATTCGATATGTAACTATGCAACATGTGAATTCCATCATCAATTCCTATCCCTAATATAAGAGGAATCGCAACAATATTTGCAATATTAAATCTTATATCAAATAAACTCATAAATCCCAAAAGCCATAACGTTCCCAGAACTACCGGTACTAAAGATAGAAGAGCCAGCTTTAAATCTTTAAAATGTATAACCACTATTATAACAAGTGCTAATAATACCATCATAGTACTTTGAAGTAAATCACTTCTGATATAATCAAGCAGCTTAATCCATACAAATGTTGTTCCTGAAACATCATCATCTATATTTTTTAGAACTCTATAAATCTTTTTCATAGACGCTTCATCCCACATGTTTCTTTTAACAAAAACAAATGTTGCTATTGAACCATCCTTTCCCACATATTTCTTTTTAACATAATCTGGAAGAGTTTCAAGAGTTATTTTCCCTTTACCTACACTGTTTCTCATACTTTCTATTATCATGCTCAGGACTGTATCAAGTTTCTCCTGAAGCTGTTCTAACTCTTTGTTATTTAATCCTTTAAGATAAACAAGTATTGACTTTATTTTACTCAATGTATCTGGAGAATATTTTTGTTTTAAAGCCGGATTATCAAGCTGATTAAGTAATATAGAAATTTCTATTTTCAGCGGAACATTTGCCAGCTTCGGTGGTTTTGCATTAATGTATTTTTTATAAAGTTTTTTTAATACCTCTAATTTTTTATCCTGATTCTCAGGCACTAACAATACAGGAGAATCAATTGTCGCATAAATATCCGTGTTTTTCAATGCTTCGTATTGTTTTCTTGCTTCTTCAATAGAAAACGCTCTCAATATATTATATTCAAAAGAATTATCGTATTCTTCTTTTAATTTATTTTGCATTCTAACAGAAGGAATATCTGGTAATAAATCAAATGCGTTATAATTAAATTTAATTTCAAATCCATTAAAAAACGGGAAAAATATTACAACAAACATTATAACCATTATTAAAAATTTGTTGTTTAAAAGAAAATTACTGTACTTCTTAACAAAATTCGTATTCGACCTGATTTTTTCTGTTTTAGGTTTTGTATAATACAATATCGAAGGTAACAAAAACATTACAGCTAACAAACACATTAAAATGCCAGTTCCAGCAATAAAGCCAAGTTCATACAATCCTTTGAATTTTGAGAACATTAAAATATAAAAAGATACAGCTGTTGTAATCGCTCCTGCTGAAATTCCTGGCAAAGTGTGTTCAAATACTTTTCTAATGCTTTCCAATACATCTTTTCCAGCGTTTATTTCATAATAAAATTTTGTTAAAAAATGTAGAGAAAAATCCACTCCAAGTCCAAGCAGCATAACAGCAAATATACTTGTAACTATATTCAATCTGCCTATCACCAGATAATTTATTCCAAGTGTCCATATTATAGCAAGTAAAACCGGAATAACAATATAAAATGGAGCGGAAATTTTTTTAAACCAGATTAAAAAAAGGAAAAATATTATAACCAACGCCATCAAAGAGATTATGGATAATTTGGAATTTAAATTTTCCTGTTGCTCCTGCATTACCTTTGCCGTACCTGTAATTCCAATACTTAAATCTGAATATCTTTGAATCACAGGTTTTAAAGCATTCTCAACTGTTTTTACCATTTTTTCGAAGAAAATCATATTATGTTCTGCGTTGGTTGGTCTTAAAAGTATAAGAATGTTATTTCGCATATTATTATAATAATACTCGCTGTTAAGCATTGCTAAATTTTTCTCTATTTCGTTACCTGCAAACTTCCCATTGATTAAATAATCATATGTAAAATCTATAACTTCTTTATCAAATTTATTTTTTAAAACTGTGTATAGCAACATTTTTGATATAACATTTCTGTCCTTAGATAAAGCTAACAGCTCTGTATTATCTTCAATTATTTTGGTGATATGATCAAATGTATCCTCGCTCAAATACAACAGGAAATTGCTTTTTATAAAAGTCAGAGGAAATTTATAATCTACATCTTTGACATATTTGTTTAAATTTTTCACTATGTTTACTATTTCTTCGACTGCCATTTCCATCCTCTGATTATTTTTCCCACTTACGCTTATTATCAAATTATCAAATCCACCAAAATTTTTCGCAATCTGCTCAAATTTTTGTACTTCAGGATCATTTCCAGGTAAAAGATTATACGTCCCCATATCTATTTTGGTTTTCAAAGAAACAAAACCAAAAAATATCGTAAGAAATATTGAAATGACGATAATCAAAATTCGATTCTTAATAATAAAATTGAACAAATTTTTATTTTTCATAAGTCCTCTCCTTCCAAATCAGATTATTTATCCCCCTATATGGGGGGTATTTATATTTTAACCTTTTCCTGTTACTTACAAATTAATACAAAATTTCTTATTATTTCAAAATTATTAATATTTACCTTATGTACAGTTTTTAATGTCAAATTCAAGCAACAGGATACATTTCGCTAATTACGTCATTTTTTCTTTTTTTGCTCAACGAAGGACAAACTTACCACTATTTTTTCAAATCCCCGCTTATATGGTATTATATTAAAAAAAGTTTTAATAACATCTTTTATAAAAGAGATTTATAACAAATTTTCCAGTTAGCATCTCTTGACAATATTAGATTTTAGTGTTTAATGTAAAATGATACAAATAAAACTCTAAAGGAGGTCATAGCATGGAAAGGGAAGAATTACTCAGACAAATTAGCAGAGTACTTGCGGAAAAACTTGATATTCCTATTGAAGAAATTGATGAAAGTTCGAATATAATCGATGATCTTGGAGCGGATTCTTTAGATGTGGTTGACTTGATCATGATTTTAGAAGATGAGTTTGGCATCAGGATAGAAGATGATGAGCTCGAACAAATAGTTTCCGTATCAGACGTAATTGATATAATTGAAAACAAGCTCAAAGAAAAAGAGGAGGAATAATATGCTTTCAAAAGCACGGTGCTTGCTCTGCCATGTAGAGCAGGCACAACGTGTTTTAGATAAATTCATACATAGTGAAGAAGAAAAGTGGGTTTTAATGCAAAGGATTCTCCAAGATTTATCAAACACAAAATACGGGTTGAAACCTATAGAGATTGCTGAAATTTTATATACGAAATTAGAGGAATACATAGGTATAAATGATATTTACAAAAAGGAAAAGGAACTATCTAACAAAATTGCTTCCAGAGCTGTTGAAATCTTAGAAGATGAGATTTTAGATTCTGCTGATCCTTTGTATGAAGCTGCAAAACTTGCTGTGACAGGTAACCTTATTGATTTTGGAACTTTCAAAGAGAACCACGAAAAATTAATTACAAGGGTTTTAGAATTATGGAACGAACCTTTTGGTATGGAAGACATAGAAGAATTTAAAGAAAGGCTCTTAGATTCTTCCACGCTCCTTTATGTAGCTGACAATGCAGGTGAAATTGTGTTCGATAAATTTTTTATTGAAATAATGAAACAAACTAACCCAGAGCTCTACATTGCTGTAGCTGTTAAAGGAGCTCCTATAATAAATGACGCGACTGTTGATGACGCAATTTATTCAGGTATCAACAGTGTTGCTGAAATAATAAATACAGAATTAAAAACTGCTGGAACAACTGTCGAAAAAGCTTCCGATAGTTTTCGGAGAGCTTTTTTTGACTATGACATTGTAATCGCAAAAGGCCAGGGAAATTTTGAGGGACTTTCAGATGAAAAAAGAGAAAATCTTTATTTTGCACTTGTTGCAAAATGTGAAGTAGTAGCAAATTACATTGGAGTCCCTAAAGGAACAAAGCTGTTTATAAACTCCAGAAGAATTCCCCAAGCCTGATTACTATTGAGTTTGTGACTTTGCTTTTAGCATTAACAGGTATTATCTTTGCAGAGTAATCCTTTGTAATATTTTTTGGAACAGTTATTGAGAATCCTTGAACGTCACTATTTTCTACCGAATACATCTCAAAATATTTTGAAGAAATCTTATGTTTTATTAAATCTTCAAATCTCACAGGCTTTGATACTTCCAGTGCTTTGTCAATATGCGTTTCTCTGGGTCTTCCCCAATCGTATATTCTATAAGTCAAGTCTGAGGACTGTTGAACTTCAATAACAGTTGAATTTGGACCAAGAGCGTGAATTGTACCTGCGGGTATATATACAAAAGTTCCTGCTTTTATCTTTTCTATTCGCAACGCCTTGCTCCAAGTATTATTTGAAATTGCTTCAGGGATAAGCGATGGATCTTCACATATTGCGATATTTCCATCTGTTAAAAAATACCATGCCTCAGTTTTTCCCCACGGTTCATT
This window encodes:
- a CDS encoding efflux RND transporter permease subunit; amino-acid sequence: MKNKNLFNFIIKNRILIIVISIFLTIFFGFVSLKTKIDMGTYNLLPGNDPEVQKFEQIAKNFGGFDNLIISVSGKNNQRMEMAVEEIVNIVKNLNKYVKDVDYKFPLTFIKSNFLLYLSEDTFDHITKIIEDNTELLALSKDRNVISKMLLYTVLKNKFDKEVIDFTYDYLINGKFAGNEIEKNLAMLNSEYYYNNMRNNILILLRPTNAEHNMIFFEKMVKTVENALKPVIQRYSDLSIGITGTAKVMQEQQENLNSKLSIISLMALVIIFFLFLIWFKKISAPFYIVIPVLLAIIWTLGINYLVIGRLNIVTSIFAVMLLGLGVDFSLHFLTKFYYEINAGKDVLESIRKVFEHTLPGISAGAITTAVSFYILMFSKFKGLYELGFIAGTGILMCLLAVMFLLPSILYYTKPKTEKIRSNTNFVKKYSNFLLNNKFLIMVIMFVVIFFPFFNGFEIKFNYNAFDLLPDIPSVRMQNKLKEEYDNSFEYNILRAFSIEEARKQYEALKNTDIYATIDSPVLLVPENQDKKLEVLKKLYKKYINAKPPKLANVPLKIEISILLNQLDNPALKQKYSPDTLSKIKSILVYLKGLNNKELEQLQEKLDTVLSMIIESMRNSVGKGKITLETLPDYVKKKYVGKDGSIATFVFVKRNMWDEASMKKIYRVLKNIDDDVSGTTFVWIKLLDYIRSDLLQSTMMVLLALVIIVVIHFKDLKLALLSLVPVVLGTLWLLGFMSLFDIRFNIANIVAIPLILGIGIDDGIHMLHSYISNRKNSIIPMLEQSGKAVIITSLTSMIGFGLLYFVKDPLVSQLGVLLFFGILFCLITSIVILPIFLKLFGKKVVEKVFDAKV
- a CDS encoding acyl carrier protein, which produces MEREELLRQISRVLAEKLDIPIEEIDESSNIIDDLGADSLDVVDLIMILEDEFGIRIEDDELEQIVSVSDVIDIIENKLKEKEEE
- a CDS encoding damage-control phosphatase ARMT1 family protein gives rise to the protein MLSKARCLLCHVEQAQRVLDKFIHSEEEKWVLMQRILQDLSNTKYGLKPIEIAEILYTKLEEYIGINDIYKKEKELSNKIASRAVEILEDEILDSADPLYEAAKLAVTGNLIDFGTFKENHEKLITRVLELWNEPFGMEDIEEFKERLLDSSTLLYVADNAGEIVFDKFFIEIMKQTNPELYIAVAVKGAPIINDATVDDAIYSGINSVAEIINTELKTAGTTVEKASDSFRRAFFDYDIVIAKGQGNFEGLSDEKRENLYFALVAKCEVVANYIGVPKGTKLFINSRRIPQA
- a CDS encoding type I phosphomannose isomerase catalytic subunit; the encoded protein is MNPAPFFRRMVWGNPEINNIFGLDGEPVGEIWLVSGHPLFTTILEGESINKKSQEILGKKFSRFPLLVKLISTSSWLSVQVHPDDEYAKAVENEPWGKTEAWYFLTDGNIAICEDPSLIPEAISNNTWSKALRIEKIKAGTFVYIPAGTIHALGPNSTVIEVQQSSDLTYRIYDWGRPRETHIDKALEVSKPVRFEDLIKHKISSKYFEMYSVENSDVQGFSITVPKNITKDYSAKIIPVNAKSKVTNSIVIRLGEFFWSL